The genomic stretch GTTGGAGCGTCAAGGACAGTTTAAAAATGGCATTATGGTATATGTGAACGGCATGTTTAAGGGTAAATGGATAGTAGATGACTGTGAGGAGCGCCGCCGCTTTTATCGTCAAATAGTGAGATCTTTTCATTCAGCGAAAGGGAAAGCAGAATTGAAAAAGATCTCAAAGCGACTCCGGCAGAAATGTAAAGCCCTTGATCCTGATGCTAAGTATACTACTTACTCGTGCTACTGGAAATCATTCAACGCTCTAAAGAAACATTTTATCAAACATAATGACACTATTGAGCTAGTCAAATAGTTTATTAATTAGCATTAGCGGGAAGTGTTGATTTATGGGTAATTGTTTAATATGTGCGCTCAAGCAAAAACTCCTAAATCCAAGTTTTAAGATATACTACATCAAACCGCAAATAAAGGAGGGAATGCCACATTTTTGTTGGTGGAATCCCCGTACAGGAAGTTATCAGCACTACACGTACAAAAGCAAGAGGCCCTGGTGGAAACTTTTATGGTTTGATGGTTATGTAGACAATTTTTCTTGTGAAAGAATGAAAATCGAGCTTATTAGAATACTGTGAAATCGGGGCAATTTGTCATGTAATAACCAATCAAAGGAAGGTGAGAAAATGGACAAGCCGAGACATAAGGTTATCAGTAAATCAGGCACGCTGACTATACCGGCAGATATCCGGAGGGAATATAGTTTCCTGGGTGGCACGGCAGTTGATATTACCGTCAAGGAAGGGACGCTGGTGGTAAGTCCCCACACACCGCGCTGCGTCTTTTGCCAGGGTAGTGAAAATGTAGGTATGTATACCGGCAGGAGCGTGTGCCAGAGTTGCGTGGCGAAGATGTCCGAGGAGGTCGGAACTGATGGATGAGGCGACCATGAAGGCTAAAGTTGACGAGTATGCCAAGTGGGTTAACCTTGCGGCTGAAGCCAAAATAGAGATTGACAGGTTAAAGGCAGAGTTTCAAAAGCAAGCATTGGATGCCCTGGAGAACAAAAAAGTTAAACAGGTGGAGTTCTGGGGGAACGATAACGCTAAAGTGGAAGTGACAACCAGCGAAACTTTAAAATTAGTATCTTACGAATTCTTGAAGCAGGCCATTGGAGAAGTGCTGGTTAAAGATTTCGTAAAAGCCGAACCTAAATATAAGCTTTCGGAACCCTTTAAGCGCCTGCTGACAGCAGTGTTTCAGGGCGATTACATAGAGCAATCGGTGGATGATGTGATCGCTCAAATAACCAGCGACGAAAAGACTAAAAAGACGCTCAAAAAGAAGCTTAAGGGTAACTGGAAAAAGGACATTGTTCACTTAAAGAACATCGCCGGGCTTGATGATAGCGATGCTGAGCACTTTGCATACTTCGTGAAAGAAGCTAAGAATCATGAAAGCATAGTTAATCTGCTGGAGGCAGCCGGCTATAAGGTTGGCAGCCAGGAATTCAAGGAAGCCTTGAAAAGAATCAGGCACGCCGTGATTGTTGATGAAGGGATCAAGGTTGGTCTGGAAGTCGAGGAAGTGACGGCATGAGGCTGGCAGATAAAATGGCTTACGTCTTTATAGGGTTTACCGCCGGTTACCTGGTGGCGGCCCTGGTCGTTGCAAGGCACTGGATGTGAGGTGAAAACGTGGCCAAAAAGAAAAATAACCGGGGCTTCTCCGAAGAGGAGAAAGCCCTAGTTGCACATTTAAAAGAAAAAATGAAAGAGCGCGGGGTAAATAAGTTCCCCCGGGACTGGCATTTAAAACAGCTTTCCGTCGCCCGTAACATGCTGGCCGGCGAAAATGCCCCGGAGGTCGAGCAGTGGGAGGCATGTATTGACTGGCTTTTTAAGGACCGGTACTGGAAGGATAAGGTTGATCACCTGGCACGGGTGGAGGCGTTGTGGCCCAAATATGTGTTGAAGGGGGGCGTAAACAGTGGCGGAACAAGCAAGAGAAGTACCCCGCAGCGGGGAAGCTACGGCGGAAGCCTCTATGATGAAGGGCTGCCCCTATGAAAGATGTGATGGTTCCGGATGGGTGTATGTTGGCTCGAATACGGTACGCGAGTGCCAGTGTAAGAAGGATTGGCGAAAACGGGCCAGGATAGAAAAACTTTTCAGCGTATCAGGAATCCCCAAGCGGTACCAGGACAGGACACTTAAAGGTTTTAAAGGTGAGCGCCAGCCGGCTGCCTATAAGTCTGCTTTGCGCTACGTTGAGCGCTACCGTGAACTTGCCGGAGAAAATAAAAACGGCTTATGCCTGGTGGGGCCGACCGGTACCGGCAAAAGTCACCTGGCTTTCGGGATCGTCAATGAATTAATAAAGCAATCAGTGGCCGCAGTTGTGGGAGTGGTACCGGATCTGTTGGATTCTCTGAGGCCCAAAGAAGGCGGAAATGCGGCGGCGGAAGAGCGGCTTGAGATCCTTAAAACGGCTGACCTGGTTCTTCTAGATGACCTGGGAGCGGAAAGAGGATCGGACTGGGCGGTGGAGCGCTTGTACCTTATTTTAAATGCCAGGTACGTGGAGCAGCTACCAACAATCATTACAACCAACGTGCCACTGGAGAATATGGAAGTGGACGAATACGGAAACACAGTGCTGGCATGGGAACGCATTGTCTCACGGATAAAGGAAATGTGTTACGTGCTGGCGGTGGATGGAGACGATTTCAGAAGGGGGATGCGGTAATGCTAACTTTCGGCAATGATGGAAAGATGTATGCAGGTAATTATGATATGGCTTGCATTTTACAGGATAAGAGAACCGGTAAGTATCATGCGGCGTACTTGGAGGAATGTCCGGAGACAGCCAAAAACAGGCTTTTAAAGGATGTCGGTTGTGTAAAAGTAAGGATTCTCATGCACCGCAAAAACGGAACGAACAATGTAAGTGAATCTAAGTCCCACCTGGAACAGCTTAAGCAAATGGTTAGCTTGCCGGATAAAAATATGCTGCCGGATGCCATAGAATGGGACGGTAATATTGAAACAGTGTTGATGCTGTAATGGCCAGAATTACTAAGTCACAGATGCGAATGATTTGGGCCTCGGCCAGAGAGCTGGATCTGGATGAGGATTTACTACGCACCACTATAAGAAATGTTACCGGGTCCAGCAGTATATCCAACCTTACCAAAGCTCAGGCCAAGAATGTCATTGATCACTTGCAAAGATTTAAGGGCCGAGAGCCGGAAATGAATATGGCCTCTAACAGGCAAAAGTGGAAAATAAAGCAGCTGGCCAGTCAGCTGGGCTGGGACAATAACCCTAAGCGGTTGTCCGGTTTTGTCAAAAAGTACGCGGGTGTGGAGAATATGGAGTGGATTACGGCTGACATGGCCTGGCGTATTATAGAGGGGCTTAAGAAAATAAGGGATCGCCAGCAAAGAGAGGGTTGCTGTAATGATTGAGCTTGAGTTAAAAGAAATGTATTTCGCCGCCGGAGTAAAGAAGATAACCGGCCCTTATGTCGGGGCCATGCGTGACACCTACGAGGAGGCTTTGAAGGACCTAAGGGAATTTTTATTTGATCACAATTGCAAGGCCGGTGATTATGGCGAAATAAAGAGAAGGTATGTTGCAAGTGAAAAGGAGTAGATGTAAATGTGGGACATGCCGCCGAAGAAAAGGAAGCGTTTTGGCTGGTGTAGGTATCACCGATTATGGGTAACAGTAAAGCAGGCGCGAAAGGCAAGATGTTTGGAGAGTGAATGTCCGCATTTTAAAAAAAACAAGAATCACCAGCTGTGGAGGCTAAAAAACAAGCGTACTGCGGAAAGTGACGCAGTTGACAACGCCAAAGAATGTAAAGTATAAAAGGGGTGGTGCCGGTTGGAAATAGTTGAATGGATGAACGAAATAGATTCCACCGACCTTCCTCAACCATACCGTGACCTGGCGTATCTAATCGGCATGGAAAATACATTGAAGGTGGCAGATAAGTTTAGCGGCACCGCCATATATTTTCCCAAGCTGGATGCGGTTTTGAGAAAGGTTCGGGATGGTAAGATAAAAGAGGAGTTCCGGGGTGATAACTACAAAGAGTTGGCCAGGAAGTATGGCCTTACGGAGGTTTGGGTCAGGCAGATTTTAGCGGAGCAGGATACCGGCCCGACTCTCATGGATTTTGGTTTAAAGTAAATTCCTAAAGTACTTTATTTGATAAGTGCATCTGAAATATATAGAATCCCAGTCATAAGGACTGGGATTTTTTTATTGGAGGGGTTGCATGCCAGATATGCCGGCAGAACTATACAAGCCAACAACTATCATTTTATTTGGTCTTTTATGCGGGGCCGCCGGGGTAATTGCCTATTTCTTAAAAGACATACGGCAAGCAGTAAAAGAAAAGCACCAAGAGCAGGATGGAAAAATTGAAAAGCTGCAGGTAGACTTTGCCGACATGAAGGCTAACCTTCCCCGGCAGTATGTATTACGGGATGACTTTATTAGAGCCATCGCGGCACTGGACAATAAAGTAGATAACATAGGAAAGGAAATAACCGAAATATCTAAGAGTTTAAACCAGATAATTGGAGGAGATACGCATGGCAGGTCTTGAAAAGTATGAAGCTCGCATTGCCCGGGGGCAGATCATGCATATTCTTAAAATAGCCTACCCGGGGCCGGCAAGTTTAGAGCTACTGGAAACCACGTTAAATGACCGCAAATACCCTTCATCACCTGCGGTGCTCAAAGGTTATCTTGATTACCTGGCTGATAAGGGCTACGTAAAAGTATGGGAAGAGCATGACGATATGATGGGCGTAGAAAGGACGCTGGCAAAGTTAAACGCCGCGGGAATAGATCTTTTAGAAAGAAGCCTCCCGGCAGATCCCGGGGTGGTGCTTTAAGTGGGAGGAAAAAAAACTCGCAAACACTACAAGGTATCAAAATTACCGGACAACCTAGTGGAGGCAGTAAATAAAAAGCTGGTGGAAGGATATACCTACCAGGATATAGCTGAGTATCTAACAGAGCTGGGGCATAAAATCGGTAAGAGTTCAGTGCAACGATATGGGAAAGATTTTATGTCCAGGCTAGAGCGATTAAGAGTTGTAAAGGAGCAAGCTAAATCCATTGTAGACTCTAACCCTGATGCTCCGGCCACGGAAATGGCGGAAGCTGCTAACCAGTTATCTATGCAGCTGATAATGGAATTTTTAATGAAGGTGGATATCACGGACCTGGAAGAGGCTAAGGTGACGGAAATCTTCAAAGTCCTTGCGAAACTAGAGTCTTCCGGGGTGAGCAGAGAAAAGCTTAAATTTACCTTTAATAAGGGTGTCGAGGCCGCAGCAAATAAAATAAAGGAAGCTTTGAGAAGTGAAGTAACATCTGACCCAGATCTTGTGGCTAAGCTGTATACAATGGTTGACCAAAAGGCTAAGGAAGTGAGCCAGTGAGCATCTTAACTGACCTGGTAGGAGAACAGTCGTATAAGCCTTTTTTGGATTACTGCCGGGATCACATAATCCTGGACAGTGGCCAGAAGTATGATCCGCTGAACCGCAAGTGCATGGAAGAGATCTTTGAGGCATACAACTCTCACCCTCACATCACCATAGAAAAAGGGGCGCAAACCGGATTTTCTACTATAGCCATTGCCCATTCTTTATATATGGCGGACGTGCAGGGCCGGACAGTTATATATTATCTACCCACTGACAAGATGGCCAGGGACTTCGGTCCCACCCGTTTTGATCCTTATATAAACCGCAGCCCCTACTTAAAGGAGCGACTGTCTGGAACCGACCAGGTAGGACTAAAACAAATAGGAACTCATTTTTTATATATTCGCGGCCTGGTCTCTAAGACCGGTGCTATATCCATACCGGCGGACGAAATAAAGTTTGACGAAGTTGCCTTGATTGACCCGGACAACATGGAGTTAGCGCAAGACCGCATTAGTGCCTCCGACCTTGCCTGGCAAAAATATTTTTCAGTGGCTCTGTTTCCGGAAGATGGTACTGATGAACTTTACAGGGCCAGCGATATGCGCAAGTGGTTTGTTCGCTGTGGGAGCTGCAACCGCGAGTCGCCGGTGGAAGAAGATTTTCCTGAGAACTTTGTGAAAAAAGACGGCGTGGTTATGTTGGTTTGCCCCAAATGCGGTAAGCAGTTGAACGTAGAAAACGGGCACTGGGTGGCTGAGCACCCGGAACGAGTAGACCGCAGAGGTTACCGGGTACCTCAGTTAATCATTCCAAGTTTAAAACTGGACCTGATATGGAGCCGCTGGCAGGTTGCTAAAGATAAGCCTAGCAAGCTGGCCACATTCAACCGTAGTGTTCGCTCTATTCCAGACAGTGGCAATATGCAGCCGGTAAGCCCGGAAGCATTGCGTAGGGTTGAAGAGTATAGTGAGCATCACTTTATGGACCGCAGTGATGAAATCACGGGAATTGGTATAGACATGGGGGATAAAGCGCACGTGGCTGTAGCAGCGCCATACGGTATTGACGGCATGTGCTGCCTGACGTTTTTTGAATTGGATGTTGAAGACCTGGTGGAGCTTATACAGTCTCTGGAAAGACCGTTTAACGTAGGCGCATTGGTTATTGATGCTATGCCATATAAAACTGACAGCAAGCGAGTGGTGAGGGCTCTGGAAAGGGCTACGGGGTATATTCAATACTTTAAAGGGGACGAGTTAAAAGAGGGTGTTGAGGGTGAGGACGCCCGGGCGGTTAATAAGGTGACTGTTGACCGTAATGAATCCCTGGATGAGACTACGGATTTGTTTGCAGCTAACCCACCTGCCGCTCTTCTCCCCCAGCCGCGCACTCCGGGTGAGGAGGAAATCTATAAAACTGTAAAAAGACATCTTTTGAAATTGGTAAAGGAAGAAGTTGAGGAAGGCGGCGAAAAGCGCATCCGGTATAAGAGGAATGTGCCCAACCACTTCGGAATGGCAATTAATTCAGCGCGGATAGCTTTATATTTAGCAGTAGGTAGGCGGATGCAGTTGGGGCCGATGGAATATGAAACCGTACAGCGCAGGCGCTTTACCCGAAGGGGGGCATATTAAGTGGCACAAATACTAGGACCGGACGGCAATCCGATGAACTCAAAAAGACCGATAACTAGAGAAGTCGCCGTTGCCTCAATACGGGACAAGTTTTCCGGATACCCTTCCCGTAACCTAACTCCGGAGCGCCTAGCGGCAATATTCCGCGAGGCTGATCAGGGCGATATATACAGACAGGCAGAGTTGTTTGAGGAGATGGAGGAAAAGGATACGCACCTTTACTCCATACTACAAACCAGGAAGAACAGTGTGCTGGGCCTGGACTGGGAAATAATGCCCTACTCAGACGATCAGGGTGATGTGAAAGTAGCGGATATGGTGCGGGATGCTTTTGAGTTTGAAGGATTGGAAAACGCCCTGTTAGATCTTTTAGATGCCATAGGTAAAGGTTTCGGTGTTACTGAGATTATGTGGCAAATAAAAGAGAGTAAAGTGGGAGTTGAAAAGCTAAAGTGGGTACACCAAAAAAGGTTTAGGTTTGATGACTTTGACCACCTTCGATTATTAACTGAAAATGACATGGCTCATGGAATAGAACTGCCTAAAAACAAGTTCGTGATTCATAAGTATAAAGCTAAGTCAGGACACCCATCCAGGGCCGGGGTGCTTAGAGTTTGTTCGTGGATGTACCTTTTTAAGAATTACAACATAAAAGATTGGGTAACTTTTGCGGAAGTATTTGGGATGCCCATACGTCTTGGTAAATACGATACAGGTACTAGCAAAGAGGATAAAGAGGCTTTAATTCAAGCTGTTACGCAGTTAGGTACTGACGCTGCCGGCATTATTAGTAAGTCTACTGAGATTGAGTTCGTGGAGTCGGTAAAGAGGTCCGATAATATATACGAGGTATTGGCCGAATTTTGCAACCGGGAAATGTCTAAAGCAGTGTTGGGGCAGACCCTGACCACTGATGTGGGTTCTACCGGTAGTTATGCAGCAAGCAAGACTCATAATGAAGTGCGCCACGATCTAAAAGAAGCTGACTGTAAGGCGCTGGCTGAGACATTACGTAAGTACCTGGTTAGGCCGCTGGTGCTTTTTAATATACCCAATGCCGATTTGACCAGGCTGCCCTGGGTAAGGTTTAAATATGAACCGCCGGAAGACCTGGAGAGGACATCTAAAATATATAAAACAGTAGTGACCGATATGGGTTTGCCGGTGGCTAAAGATCATATGTATGAAAAGTTTGGAATACCCAAGCCCGGAGATGGTGACGAACTGTTAACCCCTCCCTCTCCTTCTACACCGCTACCTATGAAAAAAGGGTTGGAAAGCATGATTATGCTGGCCATGTCGAACAAAGAAGGCAGCCAGCAAAGTATTGATGGTCTGGCGGATCGCTCGCTTAGGGAAAGCCTACCGGCTTTAAGACAAATGTTGGAGCCGGTAATTGAAGCGGTGAAAAATGCATCCTCCCCGGAGGAGTTAAGAGAGGGGCTGGCAGAGCTTTATAACCAAATGGACGAGACCGACCTAGAGGACTTAATGGCCCGGTCCATGTTTGTGGCCGATCTCTATGGCAGGTGGGTTGCTGATGAGTGAGATAAAGTTGGAGCCACTTCCATTTAAAGAAGCTATAGACTTTTTCAAGGGTAAGGTCACGTTAACCCCAAAAGAGTTTTCTGAGTTAGAAGAAGAGTGTAAGGCAAAGGCTTTTACTATTAGCGGAATAGCTAAGCTGGATATATTAAACGATGTAATGCGTGAGCTGCAAAAGGTCTTAGATGAAGGTATTACCTTTAAGGAGTGGCGGGACAACACAAATAAGATGTTGGAGCAAAAAGGATGGAAAGGGCTGAGTCCTTACAGGGCCGACAATATTTTCAGGACTAACATACAGACAGCATATAATGTGGGGGCTTACAAGCGCATGACCAACCCGGATGTGATAGACAGGAGGCCATACTGGATGTATGACGCGGTAAACGATAATCGAACCAGGCCCACGCATATGGCTTTAAACCGTAAAGTATTTCCTGCCGGTCATTCTTTTTGGGATACCTGGTATCCGCCCAATGGTTACAGGTGAAGGTGTGGGGTACAAAGTCTCTCGGAGAGAGATCTAAAAAGGCGGGGCTTAAAAGTAGATGATGAAATACCTAAAATGGTGCAGCCCCCGGGTCAGATGGCCAGAAACTTAATTCCAGATCCCGGATTCGCACATAACCCAGCCCGAACAGCATGGGAACCGGATATCGGCAAATATCCTCCGAAACTCCAAAAAGCCTACAAGGAGAGACAAAAGAGCGGCGTTACAACTCGGTAACGCAGTAATGGCGGGGAATGTAACGTATTCAATATATGACTTATTACGGTAGGGGGTGACATTTTATCCAGGTGAATTTCGACTAAAAACTGTGATAAGCCACAGAATTCGATTTAAAGGTGGGTGGTGCCTTATGTGATTAATTGGCTATGTAGTTAAAAAGTAACGCGAAGTAACGGGGATTCTGTGAGAATTAACGCTATTATAACATTGGATAACGGGTAAAGTAACGGGTATGCCGACAGGAGGTGAGTAATTTTGTTTCTAGCTCTGGATAATAAGCCGGGTAAAATGGACCGGATGATATTAGACGGGAGGCAGGTTGATGGCGCTCCCGAGGAAATACAGATCCTCCCATACGGGCACGTAAAAAGCAAGAAAGGGAAGTTTTTTGCTGACGAGCAAGCGTTCCAACAAATAATCGCTAACTTCGACAGCGAAAAGAACGATATCGTAATAGATTATGAGCACCAAACACTGAAAGATGTGCAGGCTCCCGCTGCGGGGTGGATTAAAAGTTTAATGAATAAAGGCCGTGAAGGTCTTTGGGCGCAGGTGGAATGGACAAAAAGAGCCGGTGAGTATTTAGCCAATAAAGAATATCGTTATCTTTCGCCCGTCATTTGGGTAAAGAATTCAGACAAGCGCCCGGCAATATTTCATTCCGCCGCACTTACAAATGTCCCGGCAGTGGATGGTATGGTGCCGCTAGTAAATAAACATAATCCTGATGAAGGGGATGAAGATATGGAATTTCGTGAGATGATTTTAAAAGCGCTGGGTTTGCCGGAAGATGCTACTGATGATCAGGTGAACCATGCACTAGAGCAGTTGAAGAAAAAGGATGGTCAGCCAGAAGAGCTGGATAAGCTACAATCTTTCAAGGACGAAGTTATGGGAGTTTTGGAGATGGATAAAAAGTCTACTGCTGACCAGGTAAAAGGTAAGATCATCTCCCTTAAAAATCCTGCCGGGTATGTTCCGGTTGAGCAGTTTGACCAGTTGAAAAAGAGGCTGGATGAGAAAGATCGTGACGACCTGGTTCAAAATGCCATGAAAAATGGCAAGATAGCTCCGGCCCAAAAAGAATGGGCCGAAGAATATGCTCTCAAAGATCCATCCGGGTTTAAGGCTTTTCTTGATCAGGCCCCGGTAGTGGTGCCGGTGGGCACCGATATTAGTGGAGGTAATCCAAGCCCGGAGTATAAGGGTGGGGAGATTGATGAGATGCAATTGCAGGTCAATAAAATGCTGGGTATTGATGATAAGGAATTTAAAGAGCAGTACGGGGAGGGTGAGAAATAATGCCGGCATTAACTACCGATAGAAATACACCGTACCGCAAGGGTGAAATGCTTGAACTAGATGTGGCAGCGGGAGCTGTAATTTATGCCGGGTCGATTGTCGCGTTAAACGCCAGCGGATATGCTGAGCCCGGTTCCACGGCAGTGGATATTGTTAGCGCTGGGCGCTCAGAGCAATTCGTGGATAATAATGCCGGGGAAGACGGGGCAGCGACGGTGCGAGTAAGGCGTGGCGTGTTTAAGTTTGCTAACGATGGTGTTGATCCCGTTGATAGGTCGCATCTGCTGGGAACGTGCTACATAGTAGATGATCAAACGGTGGCGGCCACTGACGGTACAGGCACAAGGTCGGCGGCTGGAAAGCTGTTGGCGATCGAACCCGATGGGGTTTGGGTGGAGATTAATTAGGAGGTTGAATAAGTAATGATTGTAAATCAGGCGGCATTACAAAGTATTTACCGTGGGTTCAAGGTTATTTTTAATAACGCACTCAAAGAGGCTAAACCATCTTTTACGAAAGTGGCCACAGTAGTGCCCTCAACAACCAAGTCCGAAGAATATAAGTGGTTGGGAAAAGTTCCCCGGATGAGACAATGGGTTGGTGAAAGAGCAGTTCAAAACCTGTCAGCATACGGATTCACAATTAAAAATAAGCCGTATGAAGCCACTGTGGGTGTTGAT from Bacillota bacterium encodes the following:
- a CDS encoding regulatory protein GemA produces the protein MARITKSQMRMIWASARELDLDEDLLRTTIRNVTGSSSISNLTKAQAKNVIDHLQRFKGREPEMNMASNRQKWKIKQLASQLGWDNNPKRLSGFVKKYAGVENMEWITADMAWRIIEGLKKIRDRQQREGCCND
- a CDS encoding DUF935 domain-containing protein — protein: MNSKRPITREVAVASIRDKFSGYPSRNLTPERLAAIFREADQGDIYRQAELFEEMEEKDTHLYSILQTRKNSVLGLDWEIMPYSDDQGDVKVADMVRDAFEFEGLENALLDLLDAIGKGFGVTEIMWQIKESKVGVEKLKWVHQKRFRFDDFDHLRLLTENDMAHGIELPKNKFVIHKYKAKSGHPSRAGVLRVCSWMYLFKNYNIKDWVTFAEVFGMPIRLGKYDTGTSKEDKEALIQAVTQLGTDAAGIISKSTEIEFVESVKRSDNIYEVLAEFCNREMSKAVLGQTLTTDVGSTGSYAASKTHNEVRHDLKEADCKALAETLRKYLVRPLVLFNIPNADLTRLPWVRFKYEPPEDLERTSKIYKTVVTDMGLPVAKDHMYEKFGIPKPGDGDELLTPPSPSTPLPMKKGLESMIMLAMSNKEGSQQSIDGLADRSLRESLPALRQMLEPVIEAVKNASSPEELREGLAELYNQMDETDLEDLMARSMFVADLYGRWVADE
- a CDS encoding AbrB/MazE/SpoVT family DNA-binding domain-containing protein, which translates into the protein MDKPRHKVISKSGTLTIPADIRREYSFLGGTAVDITVKEGTLVVSPHTPRCVFCQGSENVGMYTGRSVCQSCVAKMSEEVGTDG
- a CDS encoding DUF3486 family protein, with amino-acid sequence MGGKKTRKHYKVSKLPDNLVEAVNKKLVEGYTYQDIAEYLTELGHKIGKSSVQRYGKDFMSRLERLRVVKEQAKSIVDSNPDAPATEMAEAANQLSMQLIMEFLMKVDITDLEEAKVTEIFKVLAKLESSGVSREKLKFTFNKGVEAAANKIKEALRSEVTSDPDLVAKLYTMVDQKAKEVSQ
- a CDS encoding ATP-binding protein; amino-acid sequence: MAEQAREVPRSGEATAEASMMKGCPYERCDGSGWVYVGSNTVRECQCKKDWRKRARIEKLFSVSGIPKRYQDRTLKGFKGERQPAAYKSALRYVERYRELAGENKNGLCLVGPTGTGKSHLAFGIVNELIKQSVAAVVGVVPDLLDSLRPKEGGNAAAEERLEILKTADLVLLDDLGAERGSDWAVERLYLILNARYVEQLPTIITTNVPLENMEVDEYGNTVLAWERIVSRIKEMCYVLAVDGDDFRRGMR
- a CDS encoding DNA-binding protein is translated as MNEIDSTDLPQPYRDLAYLIGMENTLKVADKFSGTAIYFPKLDAVLRKVRDGKIKEEFRGDNYKELARKYGLTEVWVRQILAEQDTGPTLMDFGLK